DNA from Geobacillus vulcani PSS1:
AACTCGAACTCATGTTTGTTTTTTCATCTTCCGCATGATATAATGGAGGCAAATGATGTAGCAAGAGGTGTGAAACGATGACGAAACTGTCAAAACGACAGCAGCAAATTTTAGAGTTTATTAAACAGGAAGTGAGAACGAAGGGGTATCCGCCGTCGGTGCGGGAAATTGGGGAAGCGGTCGGGCTTGCGTCAAGCTCAACCGTCCATGGGCATCTCGCGCGCCTAGAGAGCAAAGGATACATCCGCCGCGATCCGACAAAGCCGCGCGCCATTGAAATTTTGGACCCTGACATGGCCAAGGAAAAAGAAAAAGAGGAAACGATCTCTGTGCCGATCATCGGCAAAGTGACGGCCGGCCAACCGATTACCGCAGTGGAAAATATCGAAGGCTACTTTCCGTTGCCAAAACGGCTCGCCTCAGGCGAAGAACAGCTGTTTATGCTTGAAGTGATGGGCG
Protein-coding regions in this window:
- the lexA gene encoding transcriptional repressor LexA — translated: MTKLSKRQQQILEFIKQEVRTKGYPPSVREIGEAVGLASSSTVHGHLARLESKGYIRRDPTKPRAIEILDPDMAKEKEKEETISVPIIGKVTAGQPITAVENIEGYFPLPKRLASGEEQLFMLEVMGDSMIEAGILDGDYVIVRQQSSANNGDIVVAMTEDNEATVKRFFKEKDHIRLQPENAHLEPILVRDCTILGKVIGVYRLID